TTTGATTGAAATGCTGCTAAGTGTTCAGTACGGAGTTTGTCAGGCTTTCCTGGCGGATGGAATGGATAACCAAATACAACGATCCCCGATAGTGTATCTGAATAGCTTGACGGCAGCAGCGTAGACATTCTGCCCCCCATTGATTTACCACCAACAAACAAGGGCAAGTGCTTATCGACGCCAGATACTTCTCCTTGTTGAACTTGATCAATAATTGCCTGATAAGCGCTTAGGAGTACCTCGGCCTTATTAGGCGGCCGTTTTTTCCCGTCAATCATGCGTTGTTGCATATAAGGGAAATTGAAGCGAATCACATTTATATTGGCGGCCTGTAATGCTATTGCGATTTGCTCCATAAAATCTGAAGCCATATCTGCACCAGCACCATGTGCAAAGATGAAGTTTGCTTGAGCCTTCACTGCCAAATTGATTGATAAGTTACTTGCTTGGTTGTTTGACATCTTTTCACTATTTACCTTGCCATTAGTGGCCTTATCATTATTCATCTTGAACAAACTCTTGCTCTTGTTGCTCTTGCTCCACCATGCTTAGCATCCAATCTCTGAACGCAACTATTTTACCGAGTTCAGATTGGCTCGAGTCACAGACCAAATAGTATGCGTTTTTACTAACCAACACATTGTTAAACGGAATCACTAAGCGGCCAGCATCTAACTCAGGTTTAGCTAATACACTATGTCCTAGCGCAACGCCTTGGCCGTGCGCAGCTGCTTGTAATACCATTGAAGAGTGACTGAAAATTGGCCCTTGGTTTACATTAATACCTTTAATGTCTTGCTGTTTCATCCACTCTTTCCAATCTTTACGTGAGCCATCATGAAGCAGTACATGATTTTTAAGATCATCTGCAGATTTGAGTGGCTTTGGCCCATTTAATATTAACGGTGAACATACTGGAATAAGATACTCGGTATGTAATTTATCGGCGTGTATATTTGCCCACTTGCCTTTACCATAATAAATAGCAACATCGACATCATCTGTTAAAGAACCTTCTTCTAAATCTACTGCTTTAATTCGTACATCTATTTCCGGATGAATTTCGCTAAATAAATTGAGTCTTGGTACTAACCACTGAATCGCGAAGCTAGGCGGTAAACTAACCGTAATCGCGCCTTTAGCACCTCTAGCTAATAATTTTTCGGTTGCATCATGTAGTTGCCCAAAGATGTCCTTTATATCAAGAAAGTAACTTTGCCCTTCTTCCGTCAATAATAAAGAACGGTTTTTACGCATAAAAAGTTTTAAGCCTAAGTGCTCTTCCAATGCTTTAATTTGATGAGAAACCGCGGCCTGTGTTACGTACAGCTCTTCCGCAGCCTTAGTAAAACTTAGCTGCCTTGCCGCAACTTCAAACGCCTTGAGAGCGTTTAGGGGAGGTAACCTTCTTGACATGACAATTCCGTGAAAGATTCATTAGTTTTTATAATGCAATTGTATTACATTTAATCATTTTTTAAAAACAATTTTTTAAACTATATTACACACGCAGAACAGAAAGGCTTTATGTTTAAGGGTTTAACGGGGTAACTAAAAATATAACGTCTAACAACTGCATTTTTATGCACTTTTTAATCATTAATATTTTTAACCTGAAATATGTACCAGTTTGGGAGCCAAATTATGAAATCGTACACACTTATTAAACCAGCTATGCTAACTTTAATTGCCGTTACCACTTTAAGCACATTTAACATTCAAGCTAATACACAAACAAATAATGCCGTATCGTCAACTGATATTGATGATACTAATAAACATGTATCACAGCTAATTACTTCTGCTCAGCACACCTTAAGCAATGAAATTAGCCAAACGAACAAGGTGAACGCTCAACAAGCATTAACAAGTGCACACGCTTTGTTAATGACCATGTTAGAGCCAGTTACGCTGCCTGCTGACACAGGGTTAACAACTATTGTAGAGTCTATTGCAGAGTAATACTGCAACTCTTGCTTCCAGTTAACGAGTGATGCCCGAAAAAGCGCATCACTCGCTTTAACCAACTAGAGTTTGTTTATCTTAACGAATCTCAATCGGTGTAAATTGCTTCACTAAATCATCAACCGCTTTCATTTGCGCTAAGAATGGCTTCAGCTTATCCAGCGGCAATGCGCATGGTCCATCACACTTAGCGTTATCAGGGTCAGGGTGCGACTCAATAAATAAACCTGCTAAACCTAATGCCATTCCACTACGTGATAGCTCAACCGCCTGAGCACGTCGGCCATCAGCAGAATCTGTTCGTCCACCAGGGCGCTGTAATGCATGTGTTGAGTCAAACATAACAGGCGCTAGCGTCTTCATATCATCCATACCTAGCATATCAACAACTAAGTTGTTATAACCAAATTGTGAACCTCGTTCGCATAAGATAACTTGTTCATTACCCGCTTCGGCAAACTTCTTAATAATATGTCGCATTTCATGTGGCGCTAAAAACTGTGGCTTCTTCACATTAATAACCGCACCTGTTTTAGCCATTGCCACTACCAAGTCAGTTTGACGGGCAAGAAAAGCTGGTAGCTGGATGATATCCACAACTTCTGCCACTGGTGCGGCTTGGTGCGGCTCGTGCACATCAGTAATAATAGGTACATTGAACGTTGATTTGATCTCTTCAAAAATTTTCAAACCCTCATCCATACCTGGACCGCGATAAGAGTTGATAGATGAGCGGTTCGCTTTATCAAATGAAGCTTTGAATACATAGGGAATATTTAATTCGTCAGTTACCTTTACGTATTCTTCTGCTATACGCATCGCTAAATCGCGAGACTCTAAAACATTCATCCCACCAAATAAAACAAAAGGTAAATGATTCGCGACTTCAATATCTTGAACTTTTATGATTTGTTGATTCATTTCTTAATCCTGAAAAGAAAAATGAACGGCAAAATAACCGTTCATTTTATTATAGAAAGTTTTTCTAGTTATACGTCTAAAACGCGTCTACGAAGACACTAATTGCATTAGCTGTCCGCAGAACCAAGCCATGTAAGTACCAACTGCATAACCAAATACCGCTAATAATACACCTACAGGCGCTAACGATGGATGGAATGCAGATGCCACAACAGGTGCTGACGCAGCACCGCCGACATTGGCTTGGCTACCAACCGCCATATAGAAAAGTGGTGCTTTAATTAATTTAGCGACTATTAGCATGATTGAAGCGTGTACTAGCATCCAAATAATACCAATAACAAAGTAAATTGGCGTTTCAAATATCGCCATAATATCCATGTGCATACCAATTGATGCAATTAATATATATAAATACACGGTTGCCACTTTAGACGCACCTGCGGCTTCAATTTTCCTTACACGTGTGAAAGATAATGCTATACCAATAGTCGTTGTGATAATAATCATCCAGAAGAATTTACTGTGAAAACTAAGCTTTTTAGTTTCTGGATAATGCTCAATGAAAAATGGCGTAATGAAGTCAGCCATAAAGTGCGCTAAGCCTGTAATACCAAAACCAATAGCAACAATCGTCATGTAATCATTGGCATTCGGCATTCTTGAGTGTTCTGCATGATAAGCTTCCGCCTTTTTGCGTAGCCTAGTAATTGCAGTGGTATCAGCGCCTGTTTTTGCATCAATACTTTTTGCATTAGCCGCCATAAATAGCAGCACTGCCATCCATATGTTCGCAACGATAACATCTACTGTTACCATAATAGAGAATATATTGCCTCCAACTTCATAAATTTCCTTCATTGACGCTTGGTTAGCACCACCGCCTATCCAACTACCTGCAACCGTTGTCATTCCTCGCCACAACGCCTCTGGCCCAGCGCCTCCAACTAACTCAGGCTGAAAGGCTGAAATAATCAGAATAGAAATAGGCCCACCTATTACAATGCCGACCGTTCCCACCAAGAACATAATTAACGCTTTTGGACCTAAAGATAAAATAGCCTTTAAATCTACACTTAAGGTTAATAGTACTAAACACGCTGGCAACAGCACCCTTGAAGCAACCCAATATACTTTTGAGTGTTCACCATCAATAATATTAAATGTATTTAATAAGGAAGGTAGGAAGTAACACAATAATATGACGGGTACATATTTGTAAAACTTCTGCCAAAATGGATTACTACTATGACTGGTTTTAAAAATTAACCCTAACAGAACCGCTAGGATCCCCAAAACGGTTACATCGTTTTGGATAAGCACTTCACTTGCCGACATGGAATCTCCACTAATTATTTTTATAAATTTTTTGAAGCGTGTTGTTTAAAAGTTTTAAAGCATCACTAATGCAAAATATGACGTTTTCTTTTCATATCAGCTAATTGTAACTTCATGATATCTGCGACCGGATCTTGCGGGCACTTTTCTATGAAAAACTCAAAGTCAGCGCACGCGACTTTATAACAATCTAACTGTTGCAATAAAAAGCCACGATCACGTCGTTCGTATGGATCCTCGGGCGATAATTGCATGAGTAAATCTACACAGCACAACGCTTGGGATAGCAACCCTTCATCCATAAATGCCATTTTTTGATAGCCTAATAGCATTTTAAATATCCCCTCTGAGGATATCGTTTCGTACGGTCGAGTATCAATTAATTTACTTTCATTTTCTACTTCAATAAAGCGCTCTTGCATGCCAGATGCTGGCTCTATAAGAAAGTACTCACTATCACTTATCTTGACATGTAAGTGGATACTTTCTTGATAAATAACTAAAGAAGAGTCAAATGATAAGGAATTTAGAATATGACTAATAATAATACCGAGGGTAACTTCGTCACCTGTCCTAAAATAAACACCATAGGAAGGACTCAAAAGTAAGGATTCAGGGATGGGTTGACAGGTACTTGAAAACATTAACTCGCCATATAACAAGTCCAAAACGCTATCTAAGTTATCAGCATCAGACTCATCTGGCTTTATAGACAATGTTGCAGTATCAACTATCTCTGCAACTTTTTGTTTTGTATCTGAAATACTAAGCTGTTGATTCCAACGCTTTTCAAATAACAAAGCATTGGTAAAAATATCTTCACTGGATAGTAATTCGTTTACCACTTTTACTTCTAACATTAATTAATTTGGAACCTTATTTTTCACTTTATCTAATAACTACAACTGGATGTTGAGAGAACACCTAAATACTGTCATTCGGATAGGCTATTATTAATACGCCGAATTCAGTAAATAAACACCTTTAAGTGAGTAGTCACTACGCTTAAGCATTTTACTTTCTATTAGCTTAAAAAAATAGGTTGTTTAGTTACTGCAAGCTTCGCAATTAACCCTAACCAACCAAACGCACCTAACATTGCAATCCAGCGTAACTGAGTTGTACGCCCTTTTAACGCCATTGTGCCCATAAGAATATATGCCACAACGGCAAAAATTTTCTCAGTTAACCATTTATCTTGAAAAGGGTATTGGCTGATCATAAAACATAAGCCGAATGCTGAGATTAATAACAATGTGTCATTAATATGAGGCACTATTTTAACCCAACGCTTTTCTAACATTGGAGAGCTTTTCAACATCCAAGCAAAACGCAATACCAATAATGATACGCTTAAAAGTACAAAAGTTAGATGCAAGTGTTTAACTGCCATATACATAATTGTTGGCGCTCCGTATCAAATGAGGTTTGATTTTATTAAGTACAATACCCTGTTTATTAATCACTATGAATGATAAATCAGGTTATTTAGCTAAAACAGCACAGGTATTTTCTGGAGCGCTAATTGGCTCCGTTTAAAACAACCTATCCTCTAAAAATTTAGCGCTGGGTAATATACTACTATTTAGGTATGCATTTCAAAATTGCTTTAAAAAAAGTGCGCGATAGCTCACCCGTAACATAATAATATGGAGCTGTGGGGCTTTTTTGCTGATTCAATCAAGTGATGAATAGAAGAGAAATTAACGTTAGTTATAATTTTAATAAAACCTAAGCGAACATAACTCTAAGTTATGTTTAACACTATGCACGATATGTTGTGAAAACGTTTTTTTATAAGTACTTCGCTAACTCTTGTTTCATTTGCATATTTTCATAAGCGATTTGCACTTTCTTAGTAAAAATTTCTATCAAACATTGTTGGCAAGGGGTTAAGCATAAAGGAATAATTGCATAATAGAGTAATGACTCGGAGCTGTAATCACTTACACAAAAAGAACATAAGTATTCAGCGTCATATACCAGTTTTTTCTGTCTGTATGATTGCTCAAGCGTATCGACCAATTCGTCTGAAAAACATTGTGATAAGGATTTTCCTTTTTTATCAGAAAAGCTTCCTCCGCTAGCTATAATCTTGATATCGCCAAAAACTTCATCATTATTATTGCATTTAACAATAAAACTTGAAGCCACAGAGCTTGGAGCGAAGCACCCAATCACTGCGTTTAAGTGTTCTTGCAACCCGTCAACAAACTCCTCTGCCGTTGTTTTCTCAAACATGTTCGTTGAACCTATTAACACTTCTTTTTGGACTAGGCGGCTTTTATTTAGTATATCCATTTCGCTGTATGAACGGATACTCGCCATCATTACCGTAAATAGTTTTTGGGCAGTAAGCTCTGTTTTATGCTTATAATCGTTGATATCATAATCCACAATCACTTTTCGTTCAGGGGCCTGGCCCGGCTGTCCAGTACGAAGAATGATACGAGTAATATGGTTATCAAGCGTTTCGCGTATAAATTCTGCTACCCTTAGACCAGCATCTTCGGTCTCCATCACTACATCTAATAAAACTAACGCAATATCTGGGGTCTCTTTAAGAATAGCTTTCGCTTCATGTGCTGAATATGCTGACATAAATTCAAGTGAGCGTGCTAAGTATTCAAAGTCGCTCATTGCTAACTTTGTTACTGTATGAACTTCAGGCTCATCATCAACAATTAGTACTTTCCATGATGTTGGGGCATTAAATGGGAGGGCGTTCGACGGATCAAGGCTGGTATTTCTATCATCATCAACAAATAAAAAATCATTGGGCATGATGCACTCCTGCAAACTGTTGTTCCCACGATAGGAAACAAAAAACTCTACTCCTAAGTTATATAAGTGAAATGGCATTTATGCAAATGCGAATAACATTTATTTAATATTATTTTTCCATCCATTTCCCAAAAGTTGCACGGTCATTGTTACCATAATCTTTAATCGTTGATATGCCGACAAAATTTTCTGCATTAAAGATTTTTTGTACTGCGCCAGCCTGATTATAACCATGCTCCACAACCACATAACCGCCTTTCGCTAAGAAGCGCTTACTTGCTTGCACTATATGCTTGATATCAGCTAAACCTTGCTCTTTTGCTACTAATGCTGATTTTGGTTCAAAGATAACGTCGCCCTGTTCTAAATGCGGATCGGTTTCACAGATATAAGGTGGATTGCTAATAATCAAGTCAAGTGGCTGTGTACAATGCTTAGCCACGTTTTCGTACC
This is a stretch of genomic DNA from Flocculibacter collagenilyticus. It encodes these proteins:
- a CDS encoding DUF3369 domain-containing protein gives rise to the protein MPNDFLFVDDDRNTSLDPSNALPFNAPTSWKVLIVDDEPEVHTVTKLAMSDFEYLARSLEFMSAYSAHEAKAILKETPDIALVLLDVVMETEDAGLRVAEFIRETLDNHITRIILRTGQPGQAPERKVIVDYDINDYKHKTELTAQKLFTVMMASIRSYSEMDILNKSRLVQKEVLIGSTNMFEKTTAEEFVDGLQEHLNAVIGCFAPSSVASSFIVKCNNNDEVFGDIKIIASGGSFSDKKGKSLSQCFSDELVDTLEQSYRQKKLVYDAEYLCSFCVSDYSSESLLYYAIIPLCLTPCQQCLIEIFTKKVQIAYENMQMKQELAKYL
- a CDS encoding DUF819 family protein; its protein translation is MSASEVLIQNDVTVLGILAVLLGLIFKTSHSSNPFWQKFYKYVPVILLCYFLPSLLNTFNIIDGEHSKVYWVASRVLLPACLVLLTLSVDLKAILSLGPKALIMFLVGTVGIVIGGPISILIISAFQPELVGGAGPEALWRGMTTVAGSWIGGGANQASMKEIYEVGGNIFSIMVTVDVIVANIWMAVLLFMAANAKSIDAKTGADTTAITRLRKKAEAYHAEHSRMPNANDYMTIVAIGFGITGLAHFMADFITPFFIEHYPETKKLSFHSKFFWMIIITTTIGIALSFTRVRKIEAAGASKVATVYLYILIASIGMHMDIMAIFETPIYFVIGIIWMLVHASIMLIVAKLIKAPLFYMAVGSQANVGGAASAPVVASAFHPSLAPVGVLLAVFGYAVGTYMAWFCGQLMQLVSS
- a CDS encoding alpha/beta family hydrolase; its protein translation is MNNDKATNGKVNSEKMSNNQASNLSINLAVKAQANFIFAHGAGADMASDFMEQIAIALQAANINVIRFNFPYMQQRMIDGKKRPPNKAEVLLSAYQAIIDQVQQGEVSGVDKHLPLFVGGKSMGGRMSTLLPSSYSDTLSGIVVFGYPFHPPGKPDKLRTEHLAAFQSKLLILQGERDTFGNESEIQSYSLSNNIILSFLKDGDHSFKPRKASGLTLEHNIQQAVERTIKFIKADLPE
- a CDS encoding transcriptional regulator GcvA; this translates as MSRRLPPLNALKAFEVAARQLSFTKAAEELYVTQAAVSHQIKALEEHLGLKLFMRKNRSLLLTEEGQSYFLDIKDIFGQLHDATEKLLARGAKGAITVSLPPSFAIQWLVPRLNLFSEIHPEIDVRIKAVDLEEGSLTDDVDVAIYYGKGKWANIHADKLHTEYLIPVCSPLILNGPKPLKSADDLKNHVLLHDGSRKDWKEWMKQQDIKGINVNQGPIFSHSSMVLQAAAHGQGVALGHSVLAKPELDAGRLVIPFNNVLVSKNAYYLVCDSSQSELGKIVAFRDWMLSMVEQEQQEQEFVQDE
- a CDS encoding tetratricopeptide repeat protein, producing MLEVKVVNELLSSEDIFTNALLFEKRWNQQLSISDTKQKVAEIVDTATLSIKPDESDADNLDSVLDLLYGELMFSSTCQPIPESLLLSPSYGVYFRTGDEVTLGIIISHILNSLSFDSSLVIYQESIHLHVKISDSEYFLIEPASGMQERFIEVENESKLIDTRPYETISSEGIFKMLLGYQKMAFMDEGLLSQALCCVDLLMQLSPEDPYERRDRGFLLQQLDCYKVACADFEFFIEKCPQDPVADIMKLQLADMKRKRHILH
- the kdsA gene encoding 3-deoxy-8-phosphooctulonate synthase, with the protein product MNQQIIKVQDIEVANHLPFVLFGGMNVLESRDLAMRIAEEYVKVTDELNIPYVFKASFDKANRSSINSYRGPGMDEGLKIFEEIKSTFNVPIITDVHEPHQAAPVAEVVDIIQLPAFLARQTDLVVAMAKTGAVINVKKPQFLAPHEMRHIIKKFAEAGNEQVILCERGSQFGYNNLVVDMLGMDDMKTLAPVMFDSTHALQRPGGRTDSADGRRAQAVELSRSGMALGLAGLFIESHPDPDNAKCDGPCALPLDKLKPFLAQMKAVDDLVKQFTPIEIR
- a CDS encoding SirB2 family protein, with product MYMAVKHLHLTFVLLSVSLLVLRFAWMLKSSPMLEKRWVKIVPHINDTLLLISAFGLCFMISQYPFQDKWLTEKIFAVVAYILMGTMALKGRTTQLRWIAMLGAFGWLGLIAKLAVTKQPIFLS